The Papaver somniferum cultivar HN1 chromosome 6, ASM357369v1, whole genome shotgun sequence genome segment aagcgtgcatttcatttgtgtgtaacaagctaagttttcgatctaacggttgagaaatattagattgaatctaaatcaggttttcatctaacaatgaatattgatcgctttgttaccaaggtaacttaattccaaaccctaatttgaaagactatataaggggaactctagtatccgtgcaaaactaatccccacaccttacgtgtgatactagtttatgtgctagagtcgtttctcctttaaactttgttttttttcttctagaaccaggttaatgacttaaagacttcattgggattgtgaagccagaccgatactacttttatcgtagttgtgtgacctgatgttgcatcttctatcgcacgagttcaatcagattgattggattgagattgatatctccgataggcaagatataaaaagtaatcacaaacatcttcgtctcattgtttgtgattccgcaacatcttgtttctataccatgcgattaatattgttgtgaggtgattgataactctaggatgttcttcgggaatataagactggattatcaattggttcctgttcaccttgatttatcaaaagacggaacaaaaccttttagggtttatctgtgagagacagattgatcctttgatatacttgtctgtgtgagacagatttgtttattatcaagtcttcgactttgggtcgtagcaactcttagttgtgggtgagatcagctaagggaatcaagtgcgcagtatcctgctgggatcagaggcgtatggagtacaactgtaccttgaatcagtgggagaatgatttgggttcaactacagtccagtccgaagttagcttggagtaggctagtgtctgtagcggcttaatacagtgtgtgttcaatctggactaggtcccgtggtttttctgcatttgcggtttcctcgttaacaaaatttctggtgtctgtgttatttctgtttccacattatattgttttatctttataatttaaataatacaggttgtgcatttaaatcatcaattagaataatccaacctttggttgttgattgtcattgattgatccttggatattggtctttggtaccatccaagttattccttgtatttgattagaactcgcatttcctgcttgagtaaatcaaatcaagagagatatataaactcgttgatatacttttaattgattgagtcttgttgattctcttaaaagtatattcgattttaattgattgagtcttgtttattctcttaaaagtatatctgagtttgtccatacgggttgctaagagaaatattggttggtgttgttagacccccgctttttcaataacctTTTCCGCCATATGcaaattttgcaagtgattcacaGTGGGTAATTACTTGGAGGGAATTTTCTTCACGCTGGGTAAAGGCTTGTGAGTATCAGAAGAAGGTGCAGAGGATGACTtactcatcaaaacaaagttttcctttttcaaggtgttacactgttcttgggCACATCGAAGAGACGCAAGTTTCTCTCTTTCAACATGATGACTGTTTAATTCTCATGAATGAGccttgattaaacgttcttctctaGTTGAGTTCTttttaacaatatcttcaagcatactaatcttttcacgctgtagagtagtttcttgaaccaatTTTTCGATATTATAAGATAGAGATTCAATAAAgaaatagagttcacgttctctttcAAGAGATTTCTCGAACTCATCAATGGGCcgatcattcttttcttcaagagtcttGATTTTAGGATCTTGAAAGTCAATGATATCAGTAGATTTTTTTAACGATCTAGTGAGTTCCATTTCTGATTCTGACACTATGTCAATTTTCTTGTTTTTCCCTCAGGATTCATAAGAATCTTCTAAgaagttatcctttgaggaaaaaccaaGATTTTTGACATGATCAGAAACTTTGGAAGACATCTTTATGTACGTAACTTGTGAGATACTTCGTAGGTcaaaaatcagattgctacaaacacaaacttatgaggtattaaacgtgtttgcctgctttgataccaattgaaaaagctgggtacaacaatcacacctaatatttcgtttggcaatctgaatagacaaactccaatatacttttaagagaatcaactagacagacaaactcaatctagagaaaagtatatcaaagagtgttatatctctatctcttaattcaatcaacaatcagcaaataggaatttgcaagcccgattgaatataagagaagtaacttgaacggtacaaaataccaatgttcaaggatcaatcaatttcaatcaataaccaaaggttggatttaccaattgattgattcaacgcacaacctgtgatatttcaattatttaacaaaatataattcggagaaaaaataacacagacaccaaaattttgttaacaaggaaaatcgtaaatgcagaaaacccccgggacatagtccagctttggacaccacactgtattaagccgctacagacactagcctactaccaatgaacttcggactggactgtagttgaacactaatcaatctcacactgattcaaggtatagttgcgctccttacatctctgatcccaacaggatactacgcacttgatttccttagttgatctcacccacaaccaagagtttctacgacccaaagtcgaagactcgatAAACAAATACGTCTCAAACAGAATAGTCtaatggaatagataaatctgtctcctacataaatacctatgagttttctaTGTCTTTTgaaaaattaaggtgaacaggaaccaattgataaaccaaacttatattccagaagaacaacctagtgttatcagtcacctcacaatagttttaatcgtatggtatcgaaacaagatattgtgaaatcacaaacgatgagacgaagatgtttgtgactactttttaatcttacctatcggagataaatctcaagcaaatcttagcaaagataatactcaatcacgatagaagaagtaagatcagaacacgcaactacagagaaaatagttgggtctggcttcacaatcccaatgaagtcttcaagtcgttaacctacagggtctcgaagaaacctaaggttaaaggagaatcaactctatcttatgcaactagtatcacacagtaggtgtggggattaggtttcacagttgctagagtcctcctttatatagttttcaaatcagggtttgcaatctaagttaccttggtaacagagcattcaatattcactgttagatgaaaacctgattagattcaagctaatatctttcaaccgttagatcgaacttagcttgttatacacaaatgaaatgtaccttcatttaggtctAAGTAACCGTATCTAAaagtgtacaccatgttgtctcaaccgtagttaaccgaggttatctatatgaacactctcatatcaaccttattcatcttaaccataactagttcaaatgactcaaatgaaactagttaaagagttgttcaattgctatattctcatagaagtatacaagaacacaattgaagcacaatcggtttaattcactcgaattaattcatgaacattatagccatggtttgcaaaaaatgcattccttaatatataaatgtattagttcatgtcacaaccgattatagaactttaaccactcaagtaggcaaacgggtatgcatacttaagtagccggactgagtttgggttccagtatgcgaacgggtacgcatacctaagtacacttccaaaacccagcagaaattccccgacctataccttacgcaagtatgcgtatcggtatgtgtacttggtacacggaatttcacaattacaagtacgcatacgggtatgcgtactttagttccggtcatggattacatacatgcaagaattcacactatgtttataatccaatgatggttaagtattctaaactctatttaaaccatttaaactttcttagaggatgaaaatagtcgttttcacacactattagcatcaaaacaattttcaagttattgaaataatcataagaaACATtcaaagtctacaccaaatgattgtatcgcacaaaccatctaagatgttactcggtggctttcacatgatcatcttttgactttcgtcaagaatataagatgaacttggttgaagcgaaagcttacaaacacatatttcgagaaatatgtaagcgagttaatctcagcatgaaatctcaaatgtgtataatagaaaactatatcgtaacacgacttatgtctcaatataggagatagaatagaaatagaatttccaagtgatagatgagtttaagtctccacataccttttgttgatgaagttccacaagctctccttagtagttcttcgtcttcaaatgatgaacgccgtgaagtctaatgctcaactacacaatctatcctagtccgagacatctataagtagactagaaatcaagacttataattttgatcactaatattgacaaacaagcttgagatagcgacgcttgcgagttcggccgagcagtgctctaacgatTAGGAAGTTTTTTCAGAAGGTGGAGATACCTAAATCTCCAAATTTTTGTAACCATTGCAGAATCATTAGGCATTTAGTTATGGAATGCAAAACTTTTAGGGAGGTGATTCAAGTTGAGAAACAAACAACTAATCAGGGGACTGCTGAAAATTTGCAGACTGGCAATtttaaaagaagaagatggaaaataACAAAGTAGATGTTGGAGAGAAAATACTAGAAGAAGGTGAAAATTATGATGTCTCGAAAAATGATGTGAATGTTGGAATGAGTCAGGTAACGCAGAATAAGGTAATTGAGTGCTTTGATGCAAATGTGGGGGACAAGGCTTTGTTGGATTATTCTGGTGTGGGTGCTACGGCTGTGTCAATGAGAGAAAAAATTGGAGTATTAAGTGAAACTACAAATGATGAGTCTGATGCGAAGGATCCGTATTCTAAAGTTGCGACTAAGGTTAGTGACAAGATGGGTTTACAAGAAGGCATTAGGATGAATGTATATGTTCAATCTGTTCCGGAAGGGGTGGGCATCTCTTCCACTGATCCATCTGTTCCTCCTGGTTTTGAAAACCATAATAGATTCAAtgctcttgaagaagaagaaaaagaagaaggggaGGAGGAGCTTACCACTTCTCGATTGGTTTTGGAAGATTCAGATACAAGCATCACAAAGCCGTCATCGTCGGAGCCAATTACTGAATATAGAAAAAAATTGCGGATAAAATCTAAAGTAACATGTATGTTCCACAATGGTactttaaacacaaaaaagaaaaatctcccaaAATCTAGTGTTCCTAACAACTTCTCAGCAACTAAACTTACGTAATTTGGTTCTCTGTGGGGTCTAGACTTCCCTCCTTCAAGCAAAAATCGTCAAGATAGGTTTCACgatattgcaaaaaaaaaatcatgatggtATAACCATAAGGGATGTTGGATAGTAATCTACTTGATAGTATGCAGTCCTCTTATAGTTTGTAAGTTGTTTTATTAAATCGTAGATTTAACAAGATGTATCTTTCAATTTGATCTTCATAGTGTCTTTAgaagtttttttctttaattcaaacTTTGTTTAATTACTTTTTCGTTGGGCTCATTGCTCACCGTTAATTGTATATACTCGCACATGGCTTGTGTGCCTTTAAttctatacttttttttttgactgataaagaaaaaaaaggaccAGGGGTTTTGGATCGTGCGATCTTGTAGAAAATTAATGTGagataagaaaaaaattaattgaaattaggaaaaactttatgggatTAAAGAGGTGGAGAAGATGTAAGTAGAATTGAGGTTGAAATTGGGTATATAAAGGAGACCGAAATTAAGCCGTCGGATTAGCCATTAATGGCGACATCATTACCGAGCGCTATAGACATAGTCGTTTGGAAGCAAGCATTATCCCTCTCAGCTAAAGCTCTACCGACTGACATACTCTATCTTGAATTGTAACTGCTAAAATTTGtcggttttacaaataattttTCTAATATGTTGTAGATTCAAATTGGCATTTACATGGTAACCAGTTagttttttcaaattaatcaaaactaAAAGAGGATTTTGAtaaagtaggaaataccatatggtcATAGGAATaaaatattagagagagtctagtccagttaaccgagtcaactgtctgtttggtcctttttggtaaaatatattatagtttggtcctaaaaattatgatTTGGTCCTAGGGtaacgtcatggatgatgtaattttcaaATGGTAGTGACAGAAATACCCTTTTAAtgggaccatatatatactcattttaggagagaaaaaaataattttcagatttattttctctcacctccttttttttcttcttttagatctacttttttttcttctttttctttttctcttcttctttcttttttcttttttcttatgcTACTGTTTACGATGGTGTGttaagatgaagatgacgatgaAACGATGAAAATTTGTATGttttttctttgtgtttgttgttgtttgctgttgaagatggtggagatgatgaagacgattttttaatgaatttttcttgattttttttgtctctgctgctgctgatgatgatgaagaagaagatgaagatgacggtgatgaagacgacgatgatttttcgttttttcgtCATTTTTTCCTGTTGCTgcttttgaagatgatgaaaaagatgaagatCTGCTATTGTTGCTGctgtcaaagaagatgaagattgaaacgaagatgatgatgaagattttcgatgttgctgctgctgttgaatgacgaagaatttatttctgctgctgttgaagacgacgaagatgatgatgctgcatttcattccataaatgaagtctgttttttttaggtttttatatggagttcatttctggaatgaactctgttttctttaggtttttatatggagttcatttctggaatgaactctgttttttttaggtttttatatggagttcatttctggaatgaagtctgtatttttaggtttttatatggagttcatttctggaatgaagtctgtatttttaggtttttatatggagttcatttctggaatgaagtctgatttgtataggtttttatatggagttcatttctggaatgaagtctgatttgtataggttttatatggagctcatttcaggaatgaagtctgtttttttaggtttttatatggagttcatttctggaatgaagtctgatttgtataggtttttatcaggagttcatttctggaatgaagtctgttttataGTATATAATGAAGTGTACAGTTTTCATCAggcagaatgaactgctacaaaaaaataagttGAAATTAACACAGAAGGGTACTTTGgtcaatttaatatttttaaataattatggaccaaacagtaaagacgttttcccaaaggaccaaacagacatgggcccatctaaaaaaggaccaaacaatatTTTTCCCTAAAGTACTCCCAAGTGAAAATACGTCTAAGTGGTGTACTCCCTATTTTTTAAAACTTTTCAAAAGTACTATTTTTTCTGaccgtttttttcttcaaataacgTTTCCATTCTAAGTGCTAGGTGTCAGTTATCTCACAAATTAAAAATTCTATTTACCCCAGAACAACATCTCCTTGATGAGGAGGGTAAATGATTTGGCGATCCTAAAAGCGATGTTACGATCTTGAACcgggctcgacgaacctgaatgcggtgtaacgatcTTGAACCTGGCTTGACGAACTGAAAAAGTGTTATGGAAGGTCCACCAACCAAAAACCCCAAAATAGTTCGGAATGATGAATCATTTTTAGAAATGATGTAACGAACCTGAAAACGATGAAACGATCCTGAACGGAACTCGACGAACCTCAGAAATTATATAAAAGTTAAACATGACAACAACTAAAAGATCAATAAGTAAAATTTAGTAAAGTAAACAAGTGTTGACTAAAGCTACCCCTATTGTACTGTCCAAACTAATCAACCCTAATCTCCATTGTGGTTGTGGTCTCACTGGGCACTCCTGTGTTTAGTCCAATCAAACTCAATGTAGCTTGCACGTCACCTAACTTTTCTTTCTTAACAGATAGCCAAAGGTATATATTTCTTGAAAGGAAGAAGGAGGTCTGGTTGGTTGATTACAAAGAATAGCAACAGCTAACGATGCAGATTTTAGCTAGTATTCTTAAGAGTAAATAATAAATGAGGCAATACTAAAGGAAGGACAACTTTAAAAGAAagtaacctgttataggggcggcatggtttattagagaggCGGTAGTGTGATAATGATGTCCCTCTACTTGGTTAGGGGATGTTCTATAAAGGGTGTAAACTAACTAGATTATCCTCCCCATTTCTTAACCTAAATCAAAGTTaagttgaaaatttgttttctttcttcttcttttcttctcctcctatcaaccgtaacctccattaaaactcaaaatttgatcATCTTCTATTAATCgacgattcaaaaattaatcaagtgtagtgtaatgacttatatgaggtatgttttgaaaacccagttacgatttggtttattttgttcgatttaagtttaatttctatcaagaattagggttttagatgaaaattgaaattgaaatttctgggtttatgtgagttacggttgattttaactcaattacgaaccgtaactggatattttgatgtttttacggttggtaatagttcaattaccaaccgtatgttcttatatctccgaattttcttcagttacggttggtaaccattttagtttacgaaccgtaactcagttacggttggtatcgagcgtttagttaccaaccgtaactggttttacgattgagttttcttcaaatttaaccagttacagttggtagttcatcttttacgaaccgtaacttcgatttacggttggttatgagcaaaattccaaccgtaattagctctgaaaatgtaaaaaaaatgaatttttttacgtattttagataactttgagcaacaaaaagctagttggggcTAATTTAGAAGCATACCCGAtcattttcaggtcctggttcttcattttgttggttaatttcttcaattgattgagattgaccttctcctctaaacttttttttaactctaaaaatctgattttggttttgattttgagttaatataagtgaaattaatcattaacactaaacttgattatcatcattaaactaatttatcaattatgaggattaatttgtcatttccaatattttttttataaggaaCACCTTCAATGATTATGTAATGActttttttgtcctattagaatgccgcccctctaataaaccatgccgcccctgtaACATGTTACAAAAGAAAAGCATATTGAATTGAACAGAGAAAAATCTATTTATATGCGGTTTCTTGTGATTCCCCTTACTTTGGTGATGTGGAGTTGTCAAACTGCAAACCTTAAATGCAAATATGGCAACAAGTTCACACTTTACACTTTTGCAATGTTCACTCTACTTTaccgaaaaagaaaatttggtaccAACCTTCTTACTCAGCTTGTTGTGAATTCTAAGCAGACTGCATTGAACATACATACTGTTAGAATATgcgcatccaactcaaaatcaattggcaataagtggagTAGCTCCACACCTTATATGGACCGCTGTATGGTTGTTCTGTCTTCTTGGGTTTTACTGGGTCTCACGTCTCATACAGGGCTTGGCTGTGATaacatgttagaatacgggcatccaactcaaaaccaattggcaatgagtgggacggccctaagagattataacgcgcaggatcttaattgcccatacaatatgagactaataatctcaacactctccctcacgtgtagccttgtagggtctaacacgtggacaataaattggGTGACGCGGAGTATTAGGTGCGGTcaatgactcgacacaaataaccTGCtccgataccatgttagaatatggacatccaactcaaaaccaattggcaataagtggagAAGCTCCACACCTTATATGCCCATACAATAtgtgactaataatctcaacgcATACCGTCTAGGAAAACTTTCAAAATAAGTCCCAAAACAAAAATGTTTGTTTGTACCACCAGCAAAAGAGTCAGACAAGAACCCAGACACAGCCTGCTTGTGTTGCATTCGGAGTCTCTCTTTTGTTCATAACAAAGTTTTGTTAGAATCCACAAATTGAGAAAAGCATAAGAAAACCGGTAAAACTACTATCCTTGCACGTCCCAGACAGTCGGGCACTCGGACCTATGCCATTCCTCCTTATCACCATTTATCACGATGCTCAGGTTTCGAACTTAGCTTACGGATCATTTTCAGAGCCGTAAGTCACATTCTATTCCCAATATCTGGAGCAAACAACCCTGTAGCACAGAGCCTAGACCTCCATTGCAGAAAAAGGATGCCGAAATGCCTGAGCGGATGTTGAAGATGTAGATTGTTCAGTTGTCTTGAGATTCTTAAATTGTAAATTAGCGTGCAAATCAAGATCTGAAATGCATTTCTTTTAGACCATGTTTTCGGCATAACTGATTGAATATCTTATTGAATCACGTTCACAAGACCGTTGACATACAAAACGGTGACTTCTTGCATTACACGTACGCTACCTTCAAATCCTTCCGACCCGGCCATATGTTTTACTCGAGACGGAGAGGCATGTTATTTCTGACTATCTGTATCGCACGCAAAACTAAAGATTGGTCATAAACACCACCGGGTAGCCTACTGACCGGTATAAAGTATTAGttgtcaaaaagaaaagaaaaaaaaaatccagagaACCTTCAGTAATGACCACTTGACATTGTATGGGATGGGATTCTGATCTTATGTCTAGCATTCCTGGTTGGGTTTCATGTCCCATGGCCAACACCATGCGAAGAACCTTTGATGATACCTAAAACAAAGAACATACTGCTTATACAAATCATAACACACAACACAATCTCACTGGAAGAAGTTCCACCTATGAAAAAGAGTGAGCTTTAAGCAGTGGTAAACAGATTCAATTCGATGCTTATTCTCACAGAACATCTTACTTAAAATTCAACAGCATACATAAATACATACATTCTGAAAAGTAGAAACCAAAAAAATGAACATAAAAATCATTCAAAGGAATTAAAAATATGAATACTATCTCTAGCTAGTTCTCCCCAGTATATATAAATTAAATCATCAAACTCATCCAATGTACTAAATTTCAGTCTCTCCGTCTTTCGTCCTTTCTTTCTTACTAGAACATCAAAACCAAACAACTTGAGACAACAAAAACAAAGTAACTCATAACAATTTTATGAGAAGATGATTTCTTTGAGGATTTAGGAGAAAACCCATCAGCACTCTTAGCAGCTCCGGGTGCATCGGCAGCAGGTGCAACATCTGGAGCTGGTGCTGGAGCTGgagttggtgatggtggtgggccAAAAAGGGTTTCAGGTAGTAAAACACTGTCAACCTGATAGATAGCAACTGGATCTGTTGAATGCACAGCGCTGCTTACCTTAGACTTACTCCAACCTGAACTCATATGTACTGTTCCACCAACATCAGTGAAATTCAACTGATACTGCCCACCAGCAAATGTAGTAACAGGACCAGATTCACTCAATTTCTTGAAATCAGCCAATGAGTAATAATGTGGTAATGCATGGAAAAGCATCAAAGATTTCAGTTGATCTGCCGTCAAGTTAGCAAGAGAAGCCGGTTTTTTGATGTTTGAGAAGGCTTTATCTTTTGGTACCAAAATTGTTATGCCTTCCTCAGTGTTGTTGGCTTGGTTTTGAAAGGTTTCAATGACTTTGGTTTGTTCAAGGTAGTTGAGAAATGTGTGAAATGGTCCAGCAACTGTGAGTAAATCAGTTATGTTCACATAGTCTGGTGCTGGAGCTGGTGCAGGTGTTGGTGCCAATGGTGGTGCTGGTGGAGATTTAGCCTTTTGAGCATCTGTAACACTCACCACGACTAGTAAAATAGCAACAGCGAAGAAAATCTTGGAAACCTGCATTTTGGCTTCAAATCTCTAAACTCCTGCCATAAACAACAACGGAATCCAAATTAGATCCTAATTCTAAAACCCTAACGTCAATAAAGATCTGTAATTTGTGGGTTTTATGAGAACATCCAAAGCTCAAAACGCCCTCAAAATATCAGAAACTTAAACCCACAATTGGATGTTTTTGCTAAGATCTTAACGAGCTACTACAAATCAGCATTTTAAGAATAACCCAAACCTCAAATGCCTCTAAAATCATAACCCATTATCAAAATCGAATCTTTATGATAAGATCTTGATGAACTACTACTCATAAGCTAAAATACACCATTGTCAAATTGAAAATCTAATTAACATTTCAAGAAAAACACATTCACAGATAAtaagataaatcaattaaaagtagATCTATCTGTAAGCAACTAAGTAGATATTTATATATAGAACGTGAATGAATAGCAGAGGAAAATGAAGTAAGAATGTGAATGAATAGCAGACTAACCTTAGCAACAGGAATCCAGAGAGTGAGTGAGagtggtgataaaagaaaaatgcaATTGAGATTTGAGTTGCAAAGAGTATTTATATATAGAGAGAGGGGTTGATGCTAAACAAAAAGGTCAGTATCAATAATGGGCTGTGGCAGCTGGTGTTTAGAAAGAGAGAGTGATAAGAGTGTGAGAGACAGAGGAGGGTATTGAATGAATGTGTGTGGGGGACTAAAAAATTTAGGCAAGATTTATAATGAAGCCCCCATGTAAGGTGTGATATCATTATCA includes the following:
- the LOC113288082 gene encoding fasciclin-like arabinogalactan protein 7 — protein: MQVSKIFFAVAILLVVVSVTDAQKAKSPPAPPLAPTPAPAPAPDYVNITDLLTVAGPFHTFLNYLEQTKVIETFQNQANNTEEGITILVPKDKAFSNIKKPASLANLTADQLKSLMLFHALPHYYSLADFKKLSESGPVTTFAGGQYQLNFTDVGGTVHMSSGWSKSKVSSAVHSTDPVAIYQVDSVLLPETLFGPPPSPTPAPAPAPDVAPAADAPGAAKSADGFSPKSSKKSSSHKIVMSYFVFVVSSCLVLMF